Below is a genomic region from Myxococcus fulvus.
TGGGTCCATTGATATCGAGCATCACCAGTCAAAACCGCCAAGCTTCCGCGCTCCAGTAATTGAGCCGCCTTGAGTTTAGTGTTTTTTTTGCGGAAAACCATCTCCCAGGATTCGAGGAGGCTGAACATTGCGATTGCCTCTTCAAAGCACGACTCGCAGTCTACATGTTTCGAGATGCCCTGAGACTCGATGTACTCGTTTATAATGACCTGATCTGGGCGCCATGGAAGAATACTTTCTGCCACAAGCCGCTCCGCGAGTTTAGCAGCCCAGGGTGGCAACGGGCCTATGTGCATTTCCTTGGAGATTCGCTTTGCCCTGTAGTCGTACTTCCATCCGTAATGCTGGACTCTGCGACGCAAGTCATGCAGCCAAGGAGCTGAATCGATTGCAGTGATAAGTTCAGACTCATCCGTGGCAGACAGGAATTTAGGAAAATACCTCAGG
It encodes:
- a CDS encoding alpha-ketoglutarate-dependent dioxygenase AlkB, which translates into the protein MQRELILPSGNYSLHTTGTVSIESTTRLVLENEGRLSLPVDAFIIETLNAEAFRRALTVEGGGSISAPPGAIPAPAPAPAPAPAPAPASVVSGLRYFPKFLSATDESELITAIDSAPWLHDLRRRVQHYGWKYDYRAKRISKEMHIGPLPPWAAKLAERLVAESILPWRPDQVIINEYIESQGISKHVDCESCFEEAIAMFSLLESWEMVFRKKNTKLKAAQLLERGSLAVLTGDARYQWTHEIPSRKMEPSGLPRGRRISITLRKVRTNQPNL